One Myxococcales bacterium genomic window, TGCCCACCACGCGGCGAAAGGTGGCGAGCGCTTCTTCGAGGTGCTGACGTTCTTGGTGGTTTACGCCCAGCGCGAACAAGACCAGCGGATCATCGGGCCGAAGCGTTTGTGCGCGTTGCAGCGCGACGGCGGCATCGGCGGGTCGACCGATGCGCTGATACGCGACGCCGAGCTGGGCCCACGCTTCGCCGTTCTGAGCATTGAGCTGTACGGCGCGCTCGAGCGCTTCGATGGCAAGGAGCGATTGCCCCGTCTCGAGCAGGGCGATGCCGAGGCCCGCGTAGACGTCGGGGTTCTGCGGCTCGAGCGCCAGCGCGCGGCGAAACGCCGCTTCCGACTGGGCAGGAAAGCCGGCCCAGCGGTACGCGGTCCCAAGTGCTACTTCGACGGCCGCGGCGCTGCTCGCTGGGGCCAACGACGGAAGCTTCGGGCCGGGGTGCGACGAGGTCACCATGCCCTGGGTTTGCGACAGGGCGTCAATGGCCTCGCGATGGCGCCCGACGCGCGCGAAGAGTCGCCCCAGCGCGAGGCGCGCGGCGATGTACCCCGGCGCGATGGCCACGGCTTCACGAAGCGCCGCGATGGCGCCGTCGACGTCGTTGAGTTGCTCCGACGCGCGGGCGAGGCCGAGGCGCGCGTCGAGGCTCTTGGGGTCAGCTCCGCTCGCTTCCGAGAGCGCCGCGCGAGCGGGTCCCCATTTGCCGAGCGCGAGGTTGGCCACACCGAGCCAAAGCAAGAGTTCAGCCGTCGGCTCGTGAACCACGGCCTTGTTGAGGTAGGCCGCGGCGGGCTCATAACGCTCGAGCTCGAAGGCCAGGCGCCCCGCCTCGCGGACGGCATCGCGATCATCCGGCGCATGCCGGAGGACGCCTTCGTAGGCCTCGAACGTCAGCGGAGGTCGACCGAGGGACTTCGCCACGCGAGCCAGCGAGCGGTGGAGGTCGACGCGATCAAAGTGCGAGCGCCCAGCGACCCAGGCCGTCGCGGCCTGCTCCAGCTTGCCGGCCTTCTCGGCCGCGAGGCCAAGCTCGTAGTAGGCCTCGCCGAAATCGGGCTTGGCGCGGATGGCGCGCTCGAAGTTGACGACGGCTTCCGTCGGACTGCCGTAGTTCGAGTAGGCGACGCCGAGGCGGAATCGCTTGTACGGATCGTTGGGCTGGATCAGGAGCTGCGTCTTTAGGAGATCGATGGTCTCCTCGAGCTGCCGATCCGACATGGGGGGATTATCGCAGGGGCGCCGCGAAAAGTGCCACTCGGCATTCGCTACAGGCGCCCAAACCCGGCGAAAGGACTGGTCGACGCTTGCGGTGGTTCGCCAGGTAGGACGAGGCGGGAAAACGGGTCAAGCCGCCGACGAACAGGCACCGGTCCTGGCGCTGACGCGACGGCATAAGTGGCACTCGGAACCGGACGGACGAGAACCTTGCCTCCGCCCCAGGCAGGCGTCTCGACCACGAGGTCGCGCGAGGCGATGACGTACTGCGCGAAGACGTCGAGCTGCGGGGCGCTCAAGTCTTCGTACTTGCTCGCCGCGTCGGCAGAAAAATACGGGTTGTACTCGGCTACGGGAAGCGGCAGAGAAAGCTCGAGCGCGTGCCTGGCGGCCGCTGCGACAGGCGTGGCGAGCGGAGTGAGACGGACCGTGACGGTGCTCCCAACGGGGAGCGGGGGCTCGCCTAGAATGATTCGCAGCGCTCCGCTTCGAGAGGCGAGGCTCCGGTAGCAACCTTCTGGGTCCCTCACCAATGACGTCGTGCGGATGTCGATTAGCCAAGGGGAGTCTAAGACGTAGAGCGTCTCGGCCCCGACGTTGTCGAATTGAACACGCAACGAGAGCCGATCCGCAGACCGCACCACTCCGGACACGCGCAGCGGGCCCTCACCTCTCGGATTCAGTTCCGTGTCCACGTCTAGCCTCCCCCAACTGTCGGGCTGTCGGGCGTAAACGAAGTTCCATGGTCCGTTCGGCGATAGTCGTAGTTGGTCTCGCGGAAGTACTCGGTCTCCTCACGGATGGCGCGCATTTCCTCCACGTTGCCGTACCAAATGTGCGGTTTCACTTCCAAAGTGCCGGTGGCGTAGCGTGATGCGTGGGAAAGTTCATGTAGAAGGATCGCGTCGGTAGACATCGGTGGAGCGTAGGGAAGGCTATTGGGGAGCTGGAAGTTCGGGTTCCACTGCACGAACGAGTCGCTTCCCACGCCGGTGCCGAGGACCGGCTGTCCCATCGACATCAGCGGTCCTCCGAGCCCACTGACGGGAACCCCTTTTGCGGTGGCGCCAATCGGGTCAAACGGTCCTGCCCCGCCATTCGGCTTGTCAAACGGGGTGATGACGGTGGTCTTGCCCGTCGCGGCGAGTCTACCGAGCAGGTTTCGCCCCACTTGGGTGGAGCCGATCTTCTGCAGGTCCTCCTGAACTCGCGCCGTAAAGGCGGCGTCGCCCCACGCCTTGATCCCAGGAGCCACCTGAGTGATCGGCGCATCGGCGAACGGCATCCCATGGCTCCTCGCGAAGGCGCGCAGAGCGTCTTCGTTGGATGCGTTCGGTGGTAGCGCGCTGGAACCCGCCGCGTCGGTCGGGGGCGGCACCGCGGGAGGCTTCGGCGGCTCGGGCGGCTCCGCCAAGTCCACATCGACGAGCACTTCACCCGGCGGCGACGGCATCCCGCCGCCGCCCTTGGCGGGCACCGTTCCGCCGTGGCGAGCGCCCGGCTGGGGCGGCTCGGCCTTGAGGTACGTTGGCATCGCGCCCCGAATCTCGGCCGCCGTATGCGGCTTCCGCGACGGCGGGTTGATGTCGACCTTGTGCGTCGGAATTCCGGAGTCGATGTTCATCGTGCCGCCGGCGCTCAGGTGAAGCACCGTGCCGGCGTGCAGGTGAATGTTCTGCTTCGTGTTGAGATGGATCGAGCCGTCTTTGATCTCAACCGACGACCCGCCCTCGCCGCCAACCTGAACGAGCATGCGGCCTTCGTTCACGATGATGCCGACCTGCTTCTGACCAACGACCAACTCCCACTGCTTGCCAACATGAAGCACGTCGCGCGTGCCGATGCTTGTCTTGCGGAGAGTTCCCACGTCGCGCGATTCGGTCGACTTCACGATCGACGACAACGCGTTCTCCGCCTGCATGTGAATGCGCTCCTTGCCGGAGGCGTCGTCAAAGGCGAGCTCGTTGTAACCACCGCCGCCGGGCGCCGTGTTCGAGCGGAGGCCCGTGACCGTATTTTGGTTGGTCGGCGAGAAGGGCGGCGGGTTCTCGGGGCTGTGAAGTGCCCGCACGATGATCGGCTGATCGGGATCGCCATCGAGAAACGAGACGAGGACTTCCTGGCCCACGCGGGGCACGAAATTCCAACCGTTGCCGGAGCCGGCCCAAGGCGTTCCCCATCGCACCCAGCACGAGCCAACGGGCTGGAGGTTCTCGCCTTCCGAGCCCTCCACCGGCTTGCCGTAAAGGTGCTGCCTATCCCAGTGAAACTGGATTCGCACCCGATGCTGGAGTGTCTTGTCCTCGTGGATCTGCTCCGGCGTGCTGTCGTCGGGGCCGCCCACGACGAGCGCGCTCTGGAGGCCGTTGATTCGAGGCTTTCCGGTTCGCGCGAGGGGCCGGTAGATCTTCATCGCGGAGACAGCACCGCACCGCACCATGCTCGGCCCCGCCGAATCCCCTTCGATGTCGACGGAGACCACGAGGTGCTTCTGCTCCGGAGCGAGCTCCGCGCGCGGGTGCGCGAGCCGTGGGACGAAGGCCTCGAGAGCAGGAGGAACCTTGTTGTCGAAGGCGACAACCATCCCGGGCGCCAGGTCGATGGCGTTGGACTCAAACGTCAGCGTGTAATCGCTCGTGCGGCCCGCATGGAGTCCGTCGTCGGCCGGCTGCGCACTCTCTTGGTAGCGCTCCCCTTCCGCGTTGGTCTTGAACGTCTGGAGCCGGCCCGGCGCGTAGTCGAACTGTTCGTAGAGGGACTCGGCTGTGTCGTTCAGCTCGGTGACGGCGCGCGCCTCGTGCTTCGCGCCGAGCGTCGATCGAAAGTCGTGATCGCGCAGCGTCACGGCGCCGGGCAAGACCATCCGTCCGATGGTCGCGTTGGCGGCGAAAAACTCCGGCAGGTCGAACGACGGAGCCTCCGACGTCCCGATGTACGGGATGCGCCAGGGCTCGCGGCTCTGCGGCTCGCCGTCGATGGCGAGGCGCGTCAGCGCATGCCCGTTCGTGGGCGGCGGCGGCTCTCCCTCGCGGGGCGCCTTGAGCCTCCCGTTGGTGTACTCGAAGTAATACGTGAGCCCCGACTCTTCGAGGAGCCTCGAGACGAACGCCGCGTCGCTCTCTTCGTATTGGACGCGGAACTCGTGCTTGGGGAAGCGCTTCTCGTCGTTGGGATCGAAGTCGTAGAGCACCACGCTCTGATCCGGCTCGGGGTTCTTGGCGACCGCGTGACCGCCAGCTTCGTCCTCGACGACCTCCTCGGAGACCTCGAGGACGTTGTGCCCCCAGCCGCGAAGCACTTGCAGCACGATG contains:
- the tssI gene encoding type VI secretion system tip protein VgrG; this encodes MNRQHPPHLTFARRPTLDVNVQRFEVHQVLSGLWDGSAIFSVRHEENLGLETLLDTGIAFEIRQGPDRTRRWTGVCTQLIHMSHEPTGLSYYRVSFASELVRLTHRKNIRVFQEVSLPNIVLQVLRGWGHNVLEVSEEVVEDEAGGHAVAKNPEPDQSVVLYDFDPNDEKRFPKHEFRVQYEESDAAFVSRLLEESGLTYYFEYTNGRLKAPREGEPPPPTNGHALTRLAIDGEPQSREPWRIPYIGTSEAPSFDLPEFFAANATIGRMVLPGAVTLRDHDFRSTLGAKHEARAVTELNDTAESLYEQFDYAPGRLQTFKTNAEGERYQESAQPADDGLHAGRTSDYTLTFESNAIDLAPGMVVAFDNKVPPALEAFVPRLAHPRAELAPEQKHLVVSVDIEGDSAGPSMVRCGAVSAMKIYRPLARTGKPRINGLQSALVVGGPDDSTPEQIHEDKTLQHRVRIQFHWDRQHLYGKPVEGSEGENLQPVGSCWVRWGTPWAGSGNGWNFVPRVGQEVLVSFLDGDPDQPIIVRALHSPENPPPFSPTNQNTVTGLRSNTAPGGGGYNELAFDDASGKERIHMQAENALSSIVKSTESRDVGTLRKTSIGTRDVLHVGKQWELVVGQKQVGIIVNEGRMLVQVGGEGGSSVEIKDGSIHLNTKQNIHLHAGTVLHLSAGGTMNIDSGIPTHKVDINPPSRKPHTAAEIRGAMPTYLKAEPPQPGARHGGTVPAKGGGGMPSPPGEVLVDVDLAEPPEPPKPPAVPPPTDAAGSSALPPNASNEDALRAFARSHGMPFADAPITQVAPGIKAWGDAAFTARVQEDLQKIGSTQVGRNLLGRLAATGKTTVITPFDKPNGGAGPFDPIGATAKGVPVSGLGGPLMSMGQPVLGTGVGSDSFVQWNPNFQLPNSLPYAPPMSTDAILLHELSHASRYATGTLEVKPHIWYGNVEEMRAIREETEYFRETNYDYRRTDHGTSFTPDSPTVGGG